From the genome of Spirochaetales bacterium, one region includes:
- a CDS encoding sigma-70 family RNA polymerase sigma factor, protein MGTSGVKSGLTKSSSRFIVAGRDFLLERYIYYMIILMVLSESDFRRLVSGDPEMIEVIYEEYQKAITTYFIVRTFGNRSIAEDLVHETFCSIMESVHRLKKRETISLWIFTIAKRTLIKYQRKLFRRRKYMNIMKERYEEHPDVVESIQKKQKLLLFTMALDSLKPEYRKIFDLRYDERLPVKAIAARTGRTEKSVENILRRIKTKLKQTMIARGESFFAEEVEEHDEA, encoded by the coding sequence ATGGGTACATCCGGAGTCAAAAGCGGTTTGACCAAATCAAGCAGCCGGTTTATAGTAGCCGGGAGGGATTTTCTTCTGGAACGCTATATATATTATATGATCATTCTGATGGTTCTCTCCGAATCCGATTTCCGGCGCCTCGTCTCCGGCGACCCGGAGATGATCGAAGTCATCTATGAAGAGTATCAGAAGGCGATCACGACCTATTTTATCGTCAGGACATTCGGTAACAGGTCGATCGCCGAAGACCTCGTCCATGAGACTTTCTGTTCGATCATGGAGAGCGTTCACCGGCTGAAAAAAAGGGAAACGATTTCTCTCTGGATTTTCACCATTGCAAAACGGACGCTCATCAAATACCAGCGAAAGTTGTTCCGCCGGAGGAAATACATGAATATCATGAAAGAACGGTATGAGGAACATCCGGATGTCGTCGAATCGATCCAGAAAAAACAAAAGCTTTTACTGTTCACCATGGCCCTCGATTCGCTGAAGCCGGAGTACCGGAAGATTTTCGACCTCCGCTATGACGAGCGCCTGCCGGTAAAAGCGATCGCCGCGCGTACGGGCAGAACGGAAAAATCGGTTGAAAATATATTGCGCCGGATAAAAACGAAACTGAAGCAGACGATGATCGCCAGGGGGGAAAGTTTTTTCGCGGAGGAGGTGGAGGAGCATGATGAAGCGTGA
- a CDS encoding FecR domain-containing protein, with amino-acid sequence MMKRDIKEWIRHLDESDFYSLVKDAKTGLDTVGNEKSSLIKEEIRSFSPRSRPPVKGALPAVILRFGIAAAIVIGLAGFLFFMINGMSGLRAVPVITSGRIEVSKDDIGLEMAEGAPFREGESIATGASSSCTFTAGGTLVKMNQHTRIRLAELSKKEVRIGLEYGEIQLDTGGPGEAITIGVPTFGVIARFAGIALVRYGNDSAYIALYEGRVEIRTDTAGEKQRHIQLEAGEDVLFTEGADPVRGRLSGSTGLLLETFSVMADIPVSAGGAGLRIDTGETGVGLFIDDVFIQLFDDSIVLSLSPGEHSVRLEKEGYVPYKEIVALDAMRTKTIKPGLMESDPGHDGNETGSKKRKFGDVETVYAPGSTGTSKNTAVLGFAASSGRIIAVCGDRLVCFDGNGDVAWERIFERKERIVFESTGRIYRGNLYIPTYYKLLVVDIASGSYRESEAPGIIGDGIGMGAKGGLLYMPYPDGMYVFDMNAGTASPEALFVFQNPLTPLLTEKGICLSSFIAPEIALFSYSGEPIRRGKLPAPCVCPPVEAAGYIIAGDNGGTVTKSTSDLEKTADVQLETGIASLAVWRDEYIYAVTVNGKLYRIRFNGMTEAGKITIDKIPDPGIYLYKRPVLIENDILIGTDGGEIAVVDCVDMTVRGMKKISGDPASCPVFLWDDYCYTGTKNGTIFRIEYK; translated from the coding sequence ATGATGAAGCGTGATATAAAGGAGTGGATCAGACATCTCGATGAGTCTGATTTTTATTCGCTCGTCAAAGATGCAAAAACCGGACTCGATACGGTGGGAAACGAAAAAAGTAGTCTTATTAAGGAAGAGATCAGGTCGTTTTCACCGCGCAGCCGGCCCCCCGTGAAAGGCGCACTTCCCGCCGTTATACTGCGTTTCGGTATCGCCGCTGCGATCGTCATCGGTCTCGCCGGATTCCTTTTTTTCATGATAAACGGCATGAGTGGGCTCCGGGCCGTTCCCGTCATTACGAGCGGCCGTATCGAAGTGTCAAAAGACGATATCGGTCTTGAAATGGCCGAAGGCGCCCCCTTTCGGGAGGGTGAATCGATCGCGACGGGCGCTTCCTCTTCCTGTACCTTTACCGCAGGCGGCACCCTCGTGAAAATGAATCAGCATACGCGTATAAGGCTTGCCGAATTATCGAAAAAGGAGGTCCGTATCGGGCTCGAATACGGGGAAATACAGCTTGATACAGGCGGCCCCGGCGAGGCCATCACGATCGGTGTTCCGACATTCGGGGTAATCGCCCGGTTTGCCGGTATCGCGCTGGTCCGATACGGGAACGATTCGGCGTATATCGCGCTGTATGAAGGCCGGGTGGAGATACGGACGGATACGGCGGGAGAAAAGCAGCGGCATATTCAGCTCGAAGCGGGGGAGGATGTTCTTTTTACGGAAGGGGCAGACCCGGTTCGGGGCAGGTTATCCGGCAGTACCGGTCTTCTCCTTGAAACGTTTTCCGTAATGGCGGACATTCCCGTGTCCGCCGGAGGCGCCGGACTTCGTATCGATACCGGAGAAACCGGTGTCGGTCTTTTTATCGACGATGTATTTATTCAGCTGTTCGACGATTCGATCGTCCTTTCACTCTCTCCTGGCGAACACAGCGTCCGGCTCGAAAAGGAAGGATACGTCCCATATAAGGAGATCGTAGCCCTTGATGCGATGAGGACAAAGACGATAAAGCCGGGATTAATGGAAAGCGATCCGGGGCATGATGGTAATGAAACGGGTTCTAAAAAAAGAAAATTCGGCGACGTCGAGACAGTCTATGCCCCCGGGAGTACCGGAACTTCAAAAAATACGGCGGTATTGGGGTTTGCCGCTTCATCCGGCCGCATCATTGCTGTGTGCGGCGACAGGCTGGTTTGTTTCGACGGCAACGGGGATGTTGCGTGGGAGAGGATTTTCGAGAGGAAGGAAAGAATCGTTTTCGAATCGACGGGACGTATCTACCGTGGAAACCTCTATATACCGACCTACTACAAGCTTCTTGTCGTCGATATCGCTTCCGGCAGCTATCGGGAAAGTGAGGCCCCCGGCATCATAGGCGACGGGATCGGAATGGGCGCAAAAGGCGGCCTTCTCTATATGCCGTATCCGGACGGGATGTACGTCTTTGATATGAACGCCGGTACCGCATCCCCCGAAGCCCTCTTCGTGTTCCAGAACCCGTTGACGCCGCTTTTGACTGAAAAGGGTATCTGTCTTTCGTCATTTATCGCCCCCGAGATCGCCCTGTTCTCATATAGCGGCGAACCAATACGCCGGGGGAAGCTTCCGGCGCCCTGCGTCTGTCCACCGGTCGAAGCGGCGGGGTATATAATCGCCGGGGATAACGGCGGGACGGTCACAAAATCGACATCGGACCTCGAGAAAACCGCCGATGTACAACTGGAAACGGGGATTGCCTCATTGGCCGTATGGCGGGACGAGTATATATACGCGGTGACCGTCAATGGAAAGCTGTACCGTATCCGTTTCAACGGCATGACCGAAGCCGGTAAAATAACGATTGACAAAATCCCGGATCCCGGTATATACTTGTACAAAAGACCTGTGCTTATTGAAAATGATATTCTTATTGGAACGGATGGGGGCGAAATCGCGGTTGTCGATTGCGTGGACATGACGGTCCGCGGAATGAAGAAAATCTCCGGCGACCCCGCAAGCTGTCCGGTATTCCTTTGGGATGATTACTGTTACACGGGAACAAAAAACGGAACGATTTTCCGTATTGAATATAAATGA